A window of Hevea brasiliensis isolate MT/VB/25A 57/8 chromosome 14, ASM3005281v1, whole genome shotgun sequence contains these coding sequences:
- the LOC110668355 gene encoding probable mediator of RNA polymerase II transcription subunit 26c: protein MDIDDFRWILEITGVDVWTFIDTAILVASLDFGADLKQRKDKIVEMLCALSSPGRCRSMGRISDGHEMRENRNEAKGGDGCRSGSIYGDEHEENDDELDPFAGLFDDKQKKILEIIQHLENPDQSQDSLVDLLQTLADMDMTFEALKDTGIGRHVSSLRKHSSDDVRRLVKQLVRKWREIVDEWLRLNPQEEQASSTLTADGNSPQQKISRNQVPDIAYSPNTHKESSDSDKKTCEPEGKPKPVPRKEAPRRPTHQSVSVSHNVQRQREQQQQREREVDYERLASASKRLQENYKEALNAKKQRTIQVIDIHDIPKPKIAFFAKNKGGGSLGRRY from the coding sequence ATGGATATAGATGATTTTCGATGGATTCTGGAGATTACGGGTGTTGACGTCTGGACTTTTATTGACACTGCGATATTGGTGGCTTCGTTGGATTTCGGGGCTGACTTGAAGCAGCGGAAAGATAAGATTGTTGAAATGCTATGCGCATTGAGCTCGCCTGGTCGATGTAGGAGTATGGGCAGGATTAGTGATGGGCATGAAATGAGAGAAAACAGAAATGAAGCCAAAGGTGGAGATGGATGTCGAAGTGGGTCGATTTATGGAGATGAACATGAAGAAAACGATGATGAATTGGATCCATTTGCGGGATTGTTCGACGATAAGCAGAAGAAGATTTTGGAGATTATACAACATCTTGAAAATCCTGATCAGTCTCAAGATTCTCTGGTTGATTTGCTTCAAACTTTAGCAGATATGGATATGACCTTCGAGGCACTCAAGGACACTGGCATTGGAAGACATGTCAGTAGTTTGAGAAAGCATTCATCCGATGATGTTCGGAGATTAGTGAAGCAACTTGTCAGGAAATGGAGAGAAATTGTAGATGAATGGTTGAGGCTAAATCCTCAAGAAGAGCAAGCATCCTCTACTCTAACGGCTGATGGGAACTCCCCACAGCAGAAAATTTCCCGGAACCAGGTTCCTGATATTGCATACTCTCCAAATACTCACAAAGAGAGTTCTGATTCAGACAAGAAAACTTGTGAACCAGAAGGAAAGCCAAAACCGGTTCCTCGAAAAGAAGCTCCTCGTAGACCTACCCATCAATCAGTTTCTGTTTCTCACAATGTGCAGAGACAGAGAGAGCAGCAGCAGCAAAGAGAGAGAGAAGTTGATTATGAGAGGCTGGCCTCTGCAAGCAAGAGGCTTCAAGAGAATTACAAAGAAGCCTTAAATGCCAAGAAGCAAAGAACAATTCAAGTGATAGACATACATGATATTCCAAAACCCAAGATTGCCTTTTTTGCAAAGAACAAAGGTGGTGGTTCTCTGGGGAGGCGCTACTGA